In Desulfomicrobium apsheronum, a single window of DNA contains:
- a CDS encoding molybdopterin-guanine dinucleotide biosynthesis protein MobB, giving the protein MFKAVSVVGFKKSGKTTLVLDLARELTARGRRVAAVKFTHHGLDLDGTDTSRFAQECVSVAGIGPRTTTLLWNSARQLQDILPLLDADIVLVEGGKSLTWLPRIVALGSGEDESMLDNGLALASWGTGALPGVRKADSVADLATLADSRAFSLPGLDCGACGRESCLALAREIVTGKADADFCVAMHAKLCIRIGGRRLALNPFLDRLVTGTIRGLLTELKGNVPGQKVEIILE; this is encoded by the coding sequence ATGTTCAAGGCTGTTTCAGTGGTGGGTTTCAAGAAATCGGGTAAGACCACTCTTGTGCTCGACCTGGCCCGTGAATTGACGGCGCGGGGACGAAGAGTGGCGGCGGTCAAGTTCACCCATCACGGGCTGGATCTCGATGGCACGGATACGTCCCGTTTTGCGCAGGAGTGCGTCAGCGTTGCAGGCATCGGTCCCAGGACCACTACCTTGCTCTGGAATTCGGCGCGGCAGCTGCAGGACATTTTGCCTCTGCTGGATGCGGACATCGTGCTGGTCGAGGGCGGCAAGTCCCTGACCTGGCTGCCCCGGATCGTGGCCCTTGGCTCCGGGGAAGACGAGTCCATGCTGGACAATGGCCTGGCCCTGGCTTCCTGGGGAACCGGAGCATTGCCCGGAGTGCGCAAGGCCGACTCCGTGGCGGACCTGGCCACACTGGCCGACAGCCGGGCCTTTTCCCTGCCCGGGCTTGATTGCGGAGCATGCGGCAGGGAGTCCTGCCTCGCACTGGCGCGGGAAATCGTGACCGGCAAGGCCGACGCGGATTTCTGCGTGGCCATGCACGCCAAACTCTGCATCCGGATTGGAGGCAGGCGTCTGGCACTGAATCCTTTTCTGGACAGGCTGGTCACGGGAACCATTCGCGGACTTTTGACCGAGCTCAAGGGCAATGTGCCTGGGCAGAAGGTTGAAATCATCCTGGAATAA
- the hisS gene encoding histidine--tRNA ligase, with protein MSKIQKIKGFSDLFCPESTVHTLMENLARQVFATYGCQEVRVPILEKTELFARSIGEETDVVQKEMYTFADRKGRSLTMRPEATAGVLRAFIESGQCGSEGTTKLFACGPMFRYERPQKGRLRQFHQLDVEVLGTDAPQADAEVVLMLWTFLCKLGLKNLSLELNSLGCPECRPVFHQRLRDFLAGVDQSKLCEDCKRRSETNPLRVLDCKVPACKELVEGAPSIADSLCPGCDEHFAQVRDILDSAALPYRLNERLVRGLDYYQRTTFEVVSGEIGAQTAVAGGGRYDGLIKQLGGPDLPGIGFACGMERLALLYGQAQIPAPDFYLAVLDSRALNTALLLAQRMRERGFAGEVSFEARSIKAQMRQANKLGVKTCLILGQDEMEKGQIVVKDMATGVQKNIGQDDLEQALGFRKP; from the coding sequence ATGTCTAAAATTCAGAAAATTAAAGGCTTTTCTGACCTCTTCTGCCCGGAGAGCACGGTCCACACCCTGATGGAAAACCTGGCCCGCCAGGTTTTCGCCACATACGGTTGCCAGGAAGTGCGCGTGCCCATCCTGGAGAAAACAGAGCTTTTCGCCCGCTCCATCGGCGAAGAAACCGATGTCGTACAAAAGGAAATGTACACCTTCGCCGACCGCAAGGGACGCTCCCTGACCATGCGCCCCGAAGCCACGGCCGGAGTGTTGCGCGCCTTCATCGAATCCGGCCAGTGCGGGTCCGAAGGCACGACCAAGCTTTTTGCCTGCGGCCCCATGTTCCGTTACGAGCGCCCGCAGAAAGGCCGCCTGCGCCAGTTCCATCAGCTCGACGTCGAGGTTTTGGGCACGGACGCGCCCCAGGCCGACGCCGAAGTCGTGCTCATGCTCTGGACCTTCCTGTGCAAGCTGGGCCTGAAAAATCTTTCCCTGGAGCTCAACTCCCTGGGCTGCCCCGAGTGCCGGCCGGTCTTCCACCAGCGCCTGCGGGACTTCCTGGCCGGAGTTGACCAGTCCAAGCTGTGCGAGGACTGCAAGCGCCGCAGTGAAACCAACCCCCTGCGCGTCCTGGACTGCAAGGTCCCGGCCTGCAAGGAACTGGTCGAAGGCGCCCCCAGCATCGCCGACTCCCTGTGCCCCGGATGCGACGAACATTTCGCCCAGGTGCGCGACATCCTGGACAGCGCCGCCCTGCCCTACCGCCTGAACGAACGACTGGTGCGGGGCCTGGACTACTACCAGCGCACCACCTTCGAAGTCGTCTCCGGCGAGATCGGCGCCCAGACCGCCGTGGCCGGCGGAGGCCGTTACGACGGACTGATCAAGCAGCTCGGCGGCCCCGACCTGCCGGGCATCGGATTCGCCTGCGGCATGGAACGTCTGGCCCTGCTTTACGGCCAGGCCCAAATCCCGGCCCCGGACTTCTACCTGGCGGTGCTCGACTCCCGTGCACTGAACACGGCCCTGCTTCTGGCCCAGCGCATGCGCGAGCGGGGCTTCGCCGGAGAGGTATCCTTCGAGGCGCGCAGCATCAAGGCCCAGATGCGCCAGGCCAACAAGCTCGGCGTCAAGACCTGCCTCATCCTTGGACAGGACGAAATGGAGAAAGGACAGATCGTGGTCAAGGACATGGCCACGGGCGTGCAGAAGAATATCGGCCAGGATGACCTGGAGCAGGCCCTGGGTTTTCGCAAGCCCTAG
- the rdgB gene encoding RdgB/HAM1 family non-canonical purine NTP pyrophosphatase, protein MNTIVLATNNAGKIRELAAMLAEQVPDIRVLGLSDFPMIKDIPETGVTFEENARIKAVAVAQATGLVAVADDSGLAVDALGGAPGVYSARYSGEGATDEKNVVKLLDALAGVPDAERGCHFACVMLAATPGGEELIGRGAWQGRVTWAPSGSGGFGYDPVFFDETLGVTAAQMEAQVKNARSHRGLALRDLLRGWPEFWKKAQLELEK, encoded by the coding sequence ATGAATACAATCGTTTTGGCGACGAACAACGCGGGCAAGATCCGAGAATTGGCGGCCATGCTGGCCGAACAGGTGCCTGATATCCGGGTTCTTGGACTGTCCGATTTCCCCATGATCAAGGACATCCCCGAGACGGGAGTGACTTTCGAGGAAAACGCGCGCATCAAGGCCGTGGCTGTGGCCCAGGCAACGGGGCTGGTGGCCGTGGCCGACGACTCCGGCTTGGCCGTGGACGCTCTTGGCGGTGCTCCGGGTGTTTATTCCGCCCGTTACAGCGGCGAGGGCGCAACGGACGAAAAGAACGTGGTCAAGCTGCTTGATGCTTTGGCGGGCGTGCCGGATGCCGAACGGGGCTGCCATTTCGCCTGCGTCATGCTGGCCGCCACCCCTGGCGGAGAGGAATTGATCGGTCGGGGAGCCTGGCAGGGCCGCGTGACCTGGGCGCCTTCGGGCAGCGGCGGCTTCGGGTATGACCCTGTATTTTTCGACGAGACCTTGGGTGTGACGGCGGCACAAATGGAAGCGCAGGTCAAGAATGCGCGCAGTCATCGCGGCCTTGCCCTGCGGGATCTGCTGCGCGGCTGGCCCGAATTCTGGAAAAAAGCTCAGCTGGAACTGGAGAAATAA
- a CDS encoding chloride channel protein — translation MRRDPAEYDRIMAMGRWLLNFVLIGVVSGLGAVLFHLLCEGGNFLFMDMLAGYHPPAPAGERHLLPSSGNEFNRYMLLVLPALGGLVSGWLVYTFAPEAEGHGTDGAIDAYHRKAGHIRGRVPIIKTLASAITLTSGGSGGREGPIAQIGAGFGSFLATRLKLSDRDRRIMLAAGMAAGVGSIFRAPLAGALFAAEVLYRDPEIEGDVIIPAGLSSVVAYCIFCMFFGWGNLFRAPHMEFSNPLALGPYTVLAVVLAGVGWLYVTSFHRITAFFRSLRMPRHLRPALGGLAVGVIGFWLPQTLGFGYGFVQMALDGDASLWLLGTVCFGKILTTSLTIGSGGSGGVFGPSVVIGGAAGALVGIFFHHFMPSVVPQPAAFVLVGMAGFFTGVSNTPISTIIFISEMSNSYQLLLPSLLVCSLTYLLSKRWTIYTSQVDGPVDSPAHAGTLFVDVLQKLKVKELQDRLTPPCLIPQNMTLARFKERFCTTKEHYFPVVNGDERMVGIFSVNDVREFLFEPGLDSLVVMSELGTKGVISTTLDEDLNSVLSKVTVKNIDSIPVVRDDDPAIVLGMLSRRTIIDFYNRRLGALRQRKEKG, via the coding sequence ATGCGCAGAGACCCGGCTGAATACGACCGGATCATGGCCATGGGCAGGTGGCTCCTGAATTTTGTGCTCATCGGCGTGGTCAGCGGCTTGGGGGCGGTACTTTTTCATCTATTGTGCGAAGGCGGCAATTTTCTGTTCATGGACATGCTGGCCGGCTACCATCCGCCTGCACCGGCGGGTGAGCGGCATCTGCTGCCCAGTTCAGGGAACGAGTTCAACAGGTACATGCTCCTCGTGCTCCCGGCTTTGGGCGGCCTGGTCAGCGGCTGGCTGGTGTACACGTTTGCGCCGGAAGCCGAAGGGCACGGCACGGACGGCGCCATCGACGCATACCACCGCAAGGCAGGGCACATTCGCGGGCGCGTGCCCATCATCAAGACCCTGGCCTCAGCCATAACCCTGACCTCCGGAGGCTCGGGGGGGCGCGAAGGCCCCATTGCCCAGATCGGGGCCGGTTTCGGATCTTTCCTGGCTACGCGGCTGAAGCTTTCGGACCGGGACCGGCGCATCATGCTGGCTGCGGGCATGGCCGCCGGAGTGGGCAGCATTTTCAGGGCACCTCTGGCCGGGGCGCTGTTCGCGGCCGAGGTGCTGTATCGCGATCCTGAAATAGAGGGGGATGTGATCATCCCTGCCGGCCTGTCCTCGGTGGTGGCGTACTGCATTTTCTGCATGTTTTTCGGCTGGGGGAATCTTTTCAGGGCTCCGCATATGGAGTTCTCCAACCCCCTGGCGCTGGGTCCGTATACGGTTCTGGCCGTTGTTCTGGCCGGCGTGGGCTGGCTTTACGTGACCAGCTTTCATCGCATCACCGCCTTTTTCAGATCGCTGCGCATGCCCCGGCACCTGCGCCCCGCCCTCGGGGGGCTTGCCGTGGGAGTGATCGGCTTCTGGCTGCCCCAGACCCTGGGGTTCGGGTACGGTTTCGTGCAGATGGCCCTGGATGGCGACGCGTCGCTATGGCTGCTGGGGACGGTCTGTTTCGGCAAGATTCTGACCACTTCGCTGACCATCGGTTCCGGCGGTTCTGGCGGCGTGTTTGGTCCTTCCGTGGTGATCGGCGGCGCCGCCGGGGCGCTGGTCGGGATTTTCTTTCATCATTTCATGCCCTCGGTGGTTCCGCAGCCCGCGGCCTTCGTGCTGGTGGGAATGGCCGGATTTTTCACAGGAGTGTCCAACACTCCCATTTCAACCATCATCTTCATCAGCGAGATGAGCAATTCCTACCAGTTGCTGTTGCCGAGCCTGCTGGTCTGTTCCCTGACCTACCTTTTGTCCAAGCGCTGGACCATCTACACGTCGCAGGTGGACGGGCCTGTCGATTCTCCCGCGCATGCCGGGACGCTCTTCGTCGATGTGCTGCAGAAGCTTAAAGTAAAGGAATTGCAGGACCGCCTTACGCCGCCCTGTCTCATTCCGCAGAATATGACCCTGGCCCGCTTCAAGGAACGTTTTTGCACCACCAAGGAACACTATTTTCCCGTGGTGAATGGCGACGAACGCATGGTCGGGATCTTCTCCGTCAATGATGTACGCGAGTTTCTTTTTGAACCGGGTCTTGACTCCCTGGTGGTCATGTCGGAATTGGGTACTAAGGGCGTCATATCCACCACGCTTGACGAGGACCTCAATTCCGTTCTTTCCAAGGTGACGGTGAAGAATATTGACTCCATACCGGTGGTTCGGGATGATGACCCCGCTATTGTGCTGGGCATGCTCAGCAGGAGGACCATCATCGACTTTTACAACAGGCGTCTGGGCGCGCTTCGCCAGCGCAAGGAAAAGGGGTGA
- a CDS encoding MoaD/ThiS family protein: protein MQIRIKCFATLSDHTPQGGSLQLPDGATVMDAMTLVGLKEADVKLIFVNSKSAGLDTVLADDDQLGIFPAVGGG from the coding sequence ATGCAGATACGGATCAAATGTTTTGCGACGCTCAGCGACCATACGCCGCAAGGCGGCAGCCTGCAGTTGCCCGACGGCGCGACGGTGATGGACGCCATGACCCTGGTCGGGCTCAAGGAGGCGGATGTGAAGCTGATCTTCGTCAACAGCAAGAGCGCGGGGCTCGATACCGTGCTGGCCGATGACGATCAGCTGGGCATTTTTCCGGCGGTGGGCGGGGGATGA
- a CDS encoding N-acetylmuramoyl-L-alanine amidase, which produces MSLRKPLEIVFALVLVLGFACVALASAKSEYTRGVSAFNSLLANEKRAGLRAEWEAVMKPFLRSLGADPKSEYAPRSMFFLGRCYEELARRSFSRTDRLKALEAYDRMLAVYKTHGWADDALFRMGLVWLEQFKDSARAARVLQAVIDDYPKGDKVSEARELLARIQGGGPARPEAAVQAKPEQTKPEQPKSAGTKPAEIPKQAAVPAAKLKDGLTLLGIRHWSSPDYTRVVMDITQDAHYERALVEKAKNGNKQLQITLQQAGIAADVMPVRSIEDGILSKIQVAPDPAGGALITFDLMAMDHYRVFTLPEPYRVVIDIYGAAGGTAQKSQAVAAASDAEVDHVQAALAELQAKQAQPATPKKDATIKQTGKIPATKSTAAKSKPPVQTAAKGTTPPAAKTPEIKVSSTQKKYTGSLVEQLGLKVRTIMIDAGHGGKDPGAVANGLHEKKLNLRMAKILGEMLKEQGFEVHYTRTGDTFIPLEERTAMANAKNADLFISIHCNAHKDKTVNGLEVYYLNLATDAQAVRVAARENGVSAKKISDMQFILSDLMLNSKINESRQMAALVEEETLRIMRPKYSLSSHGSKGAFFYVLTGARMPSILVELGYLTNAKEAGRLNTDAYLKTMAQGLTRGVLAYKKKLERFALNSSGKS; this is translated from the coding sequence ATGTCTTTACGAAAACCGCTTGAAATCGTTTTTGCCCTGGTGCTGGTGCTTGGGTTTGCCTGCGTTGCCCTGGCTTCGGCCAAGAGCGAGTATACGCGCGGGGTCAGCGCCTTCAATTCATTGCTGGCCAACGAAAAAAGGGCCGGGCTGCGGGCGGAGTGGGAAGCGGTCATGAAGCCGTTTTTGCGCTCTCTTGGGGCTGATCCCAAAAGCGAGTATGCGCCCCGCTCCATGTTTTTTCTCGGCAGATGCTATGAGGAACTGGCCCGTCGTTCTTTTTCCCGGACCGACCGGCTCAAGGCGCTCGAAGCCTACGACCGCATGCTCGCCGTGTACAAGACGCATGGCTGGGCCGATGACGCCCTTTTTCGCATGGGGCTGGTCTGGCTGGAACAGTTCAAGGATTCCGCTCGGGCAGCCAGGGTTTTACAGGCCGTCATCGACGACTACCCCAAAGGCGACAAGGTCTCCGAGGCTCGCGAGCTCCTGGCGCGAATTCAGGGCGGTGGACCTGCAAGGCCCGAGGCAGCCGTTCAGGCCAAGCCCGAACAGACAAAGCCCGAGCAGCCAAAGTCCGCAGGGACAAAACCTGCGGAGATTCCGAAGCAGGCCGCTGTTCCGGCGGCAAAGCTCAAGGACGGGCTGACCCTGCTTGGCATCCGCCATTGGTCCAGCCCGGATTATACCCGGGTGGTCATGGATATCACCCAGGATGCGCACTATGAACGCGCGCTCGTGGAGAAGGCCAAAAACGGCAACAAGCAGTTGCAGATCACGTTGCAGCAGGCCGGTATCGCGGCCGATGTCATGCCCGTGCGCAGCATCGAGGACGGAATTCTTTCCAAGATTCAGGTTGCTCCAGATCCGGCTGGAGGAGCGCTCATCACCTTCGATCTGATGGCTATGGATCACTACCGGGTTTTTACCCTGCCGGAGCCGTACCGCGTGGTTATCGACATCTACGGCGCTGCCGGAGGGACTGCTCAAAAATCTCAAGCCGTCGCCGCCGCATCGGACGCGGAGGTGGACCATGTGCAGGCGGCTCTGGCCGAGTTGCAGGCAAAGCAGGCACAGCCTGCCACCCCCAAGAAGGACGCCACGATAAAGCAGACCGGCAAGATTCCGGCGACCAAGAGCACGGCCGCGAAAAGCAAGCCCCCCGTTCAGACGGCGGCCAAGGGGACCACCCCCCCGGCGGCCAAGACGCCGGAGATCAAGGTCAGTTCGACGCAGAAAAAATATACCGGCTCCCTGGTCGAACAGCTCGGACTGAAAGTCCGCACCATCATGATCGACGCCGGACACGGCGGCAAGGACCCCGGCGCAGTGGCCAACGGTCTTCATGAAAAAAAGCTCAATTTGCGCATGGCCAAGATTCTGGGGGAGATGCTCAAGGAGCAGGGCTTCGAGGTGCATTATACGCGCACTGGGGACACGTTCATCCCTCTGGAGGAGCGCACCGCCATGGCCAACGCCAAGAACGCGGACCTGTTCATTTCCATCCACTGCAACGCCCACAAGGACAAGACAGTCAACGGTCTTGAGGTCTACTACCTGAACCTGGCCACCGACGCACAGGCCGTACGTGTCGCGGCCCGTGAAAACGGCGTGTCCGCCAAGAAGATCAGCGACATGCAGTTCATTCTCTCGGATCTCATGCTCAACTCCAAGATCAACGAGTCGCGGCAGATGGCGGCCCTTGTCGAAGAGGAGACCTTGCGAATCATGCGTCCCAAGTATTCACTGTCCAGTCATGGTTCGAAGGGTGCTTTTTTCTACGTCCTGACCGGGGCGCGCATGCCGTCCATTCTGGTGGAGCTCGGCTACCTGACCAATGCCAAGGAGGCGGGCAGACTCAACACGGATGCCTATCTCAAAACCATGGCTCAAGGGCTGACGCGCGGGGTGCTGGCGTACAAAAAGAAACTGGAACGATTTGCCCTCAACTCATCGGGCAAATCCTGA
- a CDS encoding DUF554 domain-containing protein, giving the protein MVFPLGSVINALAILAGGALGLLLHGRLPEKMRQVVFQGLGLCVLVIGMQMALQGKNGLLVVLSVLIGGVVGEALRLEDRFAGLAGKLKGLVRSNNTRFVDGMVNASLIYCIGAMAILGSFDEGIRGDHSILFTKALLDGFASIALASTYGAGVLFSALPVLVYQGLLTLFAGSFQSYFSDYLIAQLTATGGTLILGIGINLLGLTAIRLSSLLPSLVVIVILSIIFP; this is encoded by the coding sequence ATGGTTTTTCCCCTCGGTTCGGTGATCAACGCGCTGGCCATTTTGGCTGGTGGCGCTTTGGGGCTGCTTTTGCATGGCCGTTTGCCCGAAAAAATGCGGCAGGTCGTTTTTCAGGGCCTCGGGCTTTGCGTTCTGGTCATCGGCATGCAGATGGCTCTGCAGGGAAAGAACGGATTGCTTGTGGTCCTTAGCGTCCTCATCGGCGGGGTGGTGGGCGAGGCCCTGCGGCTCGAAGACCGATTCGCGGGCCTGGCCGGGAAACTCAAGGGGCTGGTGCGCTCAAACAACACCCGCTTCGTGGACGGCATGGTCAACGCGTCCCTGATCTACTGCATCGGCGCCATGGCCATTCTCGGTTCGTTTGATGAAGGCATTCGTGGCGACCACTCGATCCTTTTCACCAAGGCGCTTTTGGACGGATTCGCCTCCATCGCCCTGGCTTCGACCTACGGGGCGGGGGTGCTCTTTTCCGCCTTGCCGGTCCTTGTCTACCAGGGCCTTTTGACCCTTTTCGCCGGTTCCTTTCAGTCATATTTTTCGGATTACCTCATCGCCCAGCTCACGGCCACAGGCGGGACCCTGATCCTTGGCATAGGCATCAATTTGCTGGGGCTGACGGCCATTCGCCTGTCCAGCCTGCTGCCGTCCCTGGTCGTGATCGTCATCCTTTCCATCATTTTTCCGTAA
- a CDS encoding HesA/MoeB/ThiF family protein has protein sequence MSDSFARGLERVSGHDAQRRVRTVSLAELGALCEREGMTPAQGGRQALAHDVTPLPLLKSRHGISRSEQLALMDSAVLLVGAGGLGGYVLELLARFGVGHIVVADGDVFEESNLNRQLLSSVADLGRNKARVAVERAARIAPLVEVRALEMFLDRSNLPQALQGIGVVVDALGGIEPRIALHDVALGLGIPVVAAAVAGWTVVVGSETKARRGISRMWSDPGASDAEHTLGSLAPAVSLAAALMAAETSRYLLKGELQLAGRMLHADLASFSFEIYDLE, from the coding sequence ATGAGCGATTCGTTTGCGCGCGGCCTTGAGCGGGTAAGCGGCCATGACGCCCAGCGGCGGGTGCGCACCGTGTCGTTGGCGGAGCTTGGCGCGTTGTGCGAACGCGAGGGCATGACGCCGGCCCAGGGAGGGCGGCAGGCTCTGGCGCATGACGTCACGCCCTTGCCGCTACTCAAGAGCAGGCACGGCATCAGCCGGTCCGAACAGCTAGCGCTCATGGACTCGGCCGTGCTGCTGGTCGGGGCCGGAGGGCTGGGCGGGTATGTGCTTGAACTGCTGGCCCGGTTCGGCGTGGGGCACATAGTCGTTGCAGACGGCGATGTTTTCGAAGAGAGCAATCTCAACAGGCAATTGCTCTCCAGCGTGGCGGATCTGGGCCGCAACAAGGCCAGGGTCGCGGTGGAGCGGGCGGCGCGCATTGCACCCTTGGTGGAAGTGCGGGCGCTTGAGATGTTTCTGGACCGAAGCAATCTGCCCCAGGCCCTGCAAGGGATCGGGGTGGTCGTCGATGCACTGGGCGGGATAGAGCCGCGTATCGCACTGCACGATGTGGCGCTGGGTCTTGGAATTCCGGTCGTGGCCGCAGCCGTGGCCGGATGGACGGTGGTGGTGGGCAGCGAGACTAAAGCGCGCCGGGGCATCTCGCGCATGTGGTCCGATCCCGGCGCTTCGGACGCGGAGCACACCCTGGGCAGCCTGGCCCCGGCGGTTTCGCTGGCAGCGGCGCTCATGGCGGCTGAAACCTCCCGCTATCTGCTCAAGGGCGAGCTTCAGTTGGCCGGGCGCATGCTGCACGCCGATCTGGCCTCCTTTTCTTTTGAAATCTATGATCTTGAATAA
- the glmS gene encoding glutamine--fructose-6-phosphate transaminase (isomerizing), whose protein sequence is MCGIIGYTGHRPAIPAIVEGLRRLEYRGYDSAGVAYEEPQGLRVIRAEGKLGALDQKIAGLDTASSVCGIGHTRWATHGLPVERNAHPHMDGDCRFALVHNGIIENYAELKAELMAEGHVFMSETDTEVLVHVIAKGVDLTGDVRRGISWALSRIDGAYAFALLSREHPGKIWASRKASPLLMGIGTGENFLASDIPAFLPYTREVVFLDNGELVEIDAGSWQVFDSLTLEPKTKEVKHISWDVQAAQKDGFKHFMLKEIFEQPKVIRDCLTGRIQKGRVVLPELDALDIPGRLTIVACGTSYHAGLWAKYLLESWARIPVQVEIASEFRYRDSVFLPGDLVLTISQSGETADTLAAIRIAREAGAPILGLCNVVGSSIARESDSVVYTQAGPEISVASTKAMCSQMVLLLLMTLSWGVRKGVLQGDILERCLHDLPLLPDQLEAELSTIREKAKALSQDYADARSFFFLGRGLNFPLALEGALKLKEISYIHAEGYASGEMKHGPIALIDQHFPTFAMALGDELLQKVASNLQEVQARGGRIIALVNPGAAPAVEDPWVLPNMWGPLKSFLVLPAVQLFAYEMAVYLGKDVDQPRNLAKSVTVE, encoded by the coding sequence ATGTGCGGAATCATCGGATATACGGGGCATCGTCCGGCCATTCCGGCCATTGTCGAAGGGCTGCGACGCCTGGAATACAGGGGTTATGATTCGGCCGGGGTGGCTTACGAAGAGCCGCAGGGGCTGCGTGTCATCCGCGCCGAAGGCAAGCTCGGGGCCTTGGACCAGAAGATCGCGGGGCTGGACACGGCCTCTTCCGTCTGCGGCATAGGGCACACCCGCTGGGCCACCCACGGGCTGCCCGTGGAGCGCAACGCCCATCCGCACATGGATGGGGACTGTCGGTTCGCCCTGGTCCATAACGGGATCATCGAGAACTACGCCGAACTCAAGGCCGAGCTCATGGCCGAGGGGCATGTCTTCATGTCCGAGACGGACACCGAGGTGCTGGTGCACGTCATCGCCAAGGGCGTCGATCTGACCGGCGACGTGCGCCGCGGCATCTCCTGGGCGCTTTCCCGGATAGACGGAGCCTACGCCTTCGCCCTGCTTTCGCGCGAGCATCCCGGAAAGATCTGGGCCAGCCGCAAGGCCAGCCCGCTGTTGATGGGCATCGGAACCGGCGAGAACTTCCTGGCTTCCGACATTCCGGCCTTCCTGCCGTACACCCGAGAGGTGGTTTTTCTGGACAACGGCGAGCTGGTGGAGATCGACGCCGGTTCCTGGCAGGTTTTCGATTCCTTGACTCTTGAGCCCAAGACCAAGGAAGTGAAGCACATCTCCTGGGATGTGCAGGCCGCCCAGAAGGATGGCTTCAAGCATTTCATGCTCAAGGAGATCTTCGAGCAGCCCAAGGTCATCCGCGACTGCCTGACCGGGCGCATCCAGAAGGGCCGGGTCGTGCTGCCCGAGCTCGATGCGCTGGACATCCCCGGCCGCCTGACCATAGTGGCCTGCGGAACCTCATATCATGCCGGGTTGTGGGCCAAGTATCTGCTTGAATCCTGGGCCCGCATCCCCGTGCAGGTCGAGATCGCCTCGGAGTTCCGCTACCGCGACAGCGTCTTTCTGCCCGGCGACCTGGTCCTGACCATCAGCCAGTCCGGCGAGACCGCCGACACCCTGGCCGCCATCCGCATCGCCCGCGAGGCGGGAGCGCCCATCCTCGGCCTGTGCAACGTGGTCGGGTCTTCCATCGCGCGCGAGTCCGACTCGGTCGTGTACACCCAGGCCGGACCCGAGATCAGCGTAGCCTCGACCAAGGCCATGTGCAGCCAGATGGTCCTGTTGCTGCTCATGACCCTGTCCTGGGGCGTGCGCAAAGGCGTGCTGCAGGGTGACATCCTGGAGCGCTGTCTACACGATCTGCCCCTGCTCCCCGATCAGCTGGAGGCGGAACTGTCCACCATCCGCGAGAAGGCCAAGGCCTTGAGCCAGGATTACGCCGACGCCCGCAGCTTCTTTTTTCTGGGGCGCGGACTGAACTTTCCCCTGGCCCTTGAGGGTGCGCTGAAACTTAAAGAGATTTCCTACATCCACGCGGAAGGGTACGCCTCCGGCGAGATGAAGCATGGCCCCATCGCTCTCATCGACCAGCATTTCCCGACCTTCGCCATGGCGCTGGGCGACGAGTTGCTGCAAAAGGTGGCCTCGAACCTGCAAGAAGTGCAGGCCCGGGGCGGACGGATCATCGCCCTGGTCAACCCCGGGGCCGCGCCTGCCGTCGAGGACCCATGGGTCCTGCCGAACATGTGGGGCCCGCTGAAGAGTTTTCTGGTGCTGCCGGCAGTGCAGCTTTTCGCTTATGAAATGGCCGTCTACCTGGGCAAGGACGTGGACCAGCCCCGGAATTTGGCCAAATCCGTGACTGTGGAGTAG
- a CDS encoding prepilin-type N-terminal cleavage/methylation domain-containing protein — MGMFRKNEKGFTLVELLIVVAIIGILAAIAIPQFTKYKRNASKSACESDLRNCMSEVGAQYALNSSRFSLECFAEIPGNKLENIFVSTTANGTFVVGEKINAIADVDEEVETDGTTAALNDKYYGISMTAGILDNSANCTF; from the coding sequence ATGGGCATGTTCAGGAAGAATGAGAAAGGTTTCACCCTGGTCGAACTTTTGATCGTCGTGGCGATTATTGGCATCTTGGCAGCGATCGCGATTCCGCAGTTTACGAAGTATAAGAGAAATGCATCAAAGTCGGCTTGCGAGTCTGATTTGCGTAACTGCATGTCTGAAGTGGGTGCACAGTATGCATTGAATTCATCCAGATTTAGCCTTGAATGTTTTGCTGAAATACCTGGTAACAAGCTAGAAAATATTTTTGTATCCACAACTGCAAATGGAACTTTCGTTGTTGGCGAAAAGATTAATGCAATTGCAGATGTAGACGAAGAAGTAGAAACTGACGGGACGACGGCTGCTCTTAATGATAAATATTACGGAATAAGTATGACAGCTGGAATTCTAGATAATAGTGCTAATTGTACTTTCTAG